A window of Clostridium sp. 'White wine YQ' contains these coding sequences:
- the folK gene encoding 2-amino-4-hydroxy-6-hydroxymethyldihydropteridine diphosphokinase, which translates to MDKLYVRDLEVFAFHGVFEEEKKLGQKFLISLELSLDLKTPGRTGDLTASVHYGELSQRVEQEFNKISYDLIETACNKISEFVLINYPLVKEIKVSVKKPWAPIHRNLDTVEVEITRKRSRAVLSLGSNLGDKEENLKKAIEIIDEHDLCKVLKTSSFIKTEPWGYTEQEEFLNCAIEIETMLSPSELMDFLLHIEQKLKRERVIKWGPRTLDIDIIFMDEIVSNDEHVILPHPRMHQRLFVLEPVNEICPFYLHPLMNKRVFELLEIAKETP; encoded by the coding sequence ATGGATAAATTATATGTAAGAGATTTAGAGGTATTTGCCTTCCATGGTGTGTTTGAGGAAGAGAAAAAATTAGGTCAAAAGTTTTTAATATCCTTAGAACTTTCTTTAGATTTAAAAACTCCAGGAAGAACTGGTGACTTAACTGCTTCAGTACATTATGGAGAATTATCACAAAGGGTTGAGCAGGAATTTAATAAAATAAGCTATGATTTAATTGAAACAGCCTGCAATAAAATTAGTGAATTTGTGCTTATAAATTATCCTTTAGTTAAGGAAATAAAGGTATCTGTTAAGAAGCCTTGGGCACCTATACATAGAAACTTAGATACAGTTGAAGTTGAAATCACTAGAAAAAGAAGTAGGGCAGTGCTATCATTAGGTTCAAACCTAGGCGATAAAGAAGAAAATTTAAAAAAAGCTATAGAAATAATAGATGAGCATGATTTATGCAAAGTATTAAAGACTTCAAGTTTTATAAAGACAGAGCCTTGGGGTTACACAGAGCAAGAAGAATTTTTAAATTGTGCAATAGAAATTGAAACCATGCTATCACCTAGTGAATTAATGGATTTCTTATTACATATAGAACAAAAATTAAAAAGAGAGAGAGTAATTAAATGGGGACCTAGAACACTAGATATAGACATAATTTTTATGGATGAAATAGTATCAAATGATGAACATGTAATATTACCTCATCCAAGAATGCATCAAAGATTATTTGTACTAGAACCAGTAAATGAAATATGTCCATTTTATTTACACCCATTAATGAACAAAAGAGTATTTGAACTTTTAGAAATAGCAAAAGAAACTCCTTAG
- a CDS encoding abortive infection protein: MSEALRIKGINYDVGTYTDGKDNSSRDKFDSNIVKREMEIIKNDLHCNAVRISGYDLYRLTTAAKYALENDLQVWFSPAIIDENEEETLEYYEKCAEEAEKLRESQDDIVFVAGCELTFFMDGLVLGDTAFERIGTFMKPMKLLKSTLSNGSFNKNLNNYLSKATDVIKGKFNGKITYASGPWEDVDWDLFDMVCIDYYMDKNNKNSYRKGLKKYYKHKKPVIITEFGCCTYEGAEDKGGYGWAIVDKSKTPLEISGDYKRDESIQAKYIKDSLDIFCEEDVEGAFVFTFISGNYPHKEEPLYDLDMAAYGIVKSYEDKLGNVYKDMPWDPKASFNMISEYYSMI, from the coding sequence ATGAGTGAAGCATTGCGCATCAAAGGAATTAATTACGATGTAGGAACTTATACTGATGGAAAAGATAATTCCTCAAGGGATAAGTTTGATTCTAATATTGTTAAACGAGAGATGGAGATAATAAAGAATGACTTGCATTGTAATGCAGTTAGAATTTCAGGCTATGATTTATATAGATTAACTACAGCTGCAAAATATGCTTTAGAGAATGACTTGCAGGTTTGGTTTTCGCCAGCAATCATAGATGAGAATGAAGAAGAAACTCTAGAGTACTATGAAAAGTGTGCTGAAGAAGCTGAAAAACTAAGGGAATCTCAAGATGATATTGTTTTTGTTGCAGGTTGTGAACTTACCTTCTTTATGGATGGACTGGTATTAGGAGACACTGCATTTGAGAGGATAGGAACATTTATGAAACCTATGAAGCTTCTAAAAAGTACTCTTTCTAACGGTTCCTTTAATAAAAATCTAAATAATTACTTATCAAAAGCAACAGATGTTATTAAAGGCAAGTTTAATGGAAAGATAACCTATGCTTCTGGCCCTTGGGAGGATGTAGATTGGGATCTATTTGATATGGTATGTATAGACTATTATATGGATAAAAACAATAAAAACTCATACAGAAAAGGATTGAAAAAATATTATAAACATAAAAAACCTGTGATAATAACAGAGTTTGGGTGCTGCACTTATGAAGGAGCAGAAGATAAAGGAGGTTATGGCTGGGCTATTGTAGATAAAAGTAAAACTCCTCTAGAGATAAGTGGAGATTATAAAAGAGATGAGAGTATTCAGGCAAAATATATAAAGGACTCATTAGATATTTTTTGTGAAGAAGATGTAGAAGGGGCTTTTGTATTTACTTTTATAAGTGGAAACTATCCTCATAAAGAAGAGCCTCTATATGATTTAGATATGGCAGCTTACGGCATTGTTAAAAGTTATGAAGATAAGCTTGGAAATGTTTATAAGGATATGCCATGGGATCCTAAGGCTTCCTTTAATATGATATCAGAATATTATTCAATGATATAA
- a CDS encoding GNAT family N-acetyltransferase, with translation MWKVGIFLFIKTLNTLDKAIIKSIRELEHVCKTYDKLSGEMFLDNSLNFSKDIKTTFLAYEDNQLVSLINIFIPTRYEAELSAYTHPDYRNRGYFRELQISVTSELKKYKVKRILFTCEAQCIVSKDIIKKLGAKYTFTEYSLTYDFNHAENKILSSMKLSSPTIDDIPTLISLGEDIFDENYEESKSIATKVFNAEDREQFLAEVDGNYIGMCSVRFENNEAMINGLGISPMYQGEGYGKDLVYSVLNELIKRNLKKIAIEVDSDNDKAFNLYQKCGFKIETAFEYYKKNL, from the coding sequence ATTTGGAAGGTAGGGATTTTTCTGTTTATAAAAACTTTAAATACATTAGATAAAGCTATAATTAAATCTATTAGAGAATTAGAACATGTCTGCAAAACATATGATAAATTAAGTGGAGAGATGTTTCTTGATAATTCTCTAAACTTTAGTAAGGATATAAAAACTACTTTTTTGGCTTACGAAGATAATCAATTAGTAAGCTTAATTAACATTTTTATTCCTACAAGATATGAAGCTGAACTTTCAGCCTACACCCATCCTGATTATAGGAACAGGGGATATTTTAGAGAATTACAAATCTCTGTTACTAGTGAACTTAAGAAATATAAAGTAAAAAGAATACTTTTTACTTGCGAGGCACAATGCATAGTTTCAAAAGACATTATAAAAAAACTAGGTGCAAAATATACTTTTACTGAATACTCACTCACATATGATTTTAATCATGCTGAAAACAAAATTTTAAGTTCAATGAAATTATCTTCCCCTACAATTGATGATATTCCAACACTTATCTCTCTAGGCGAAGATATATTTGACGAAAATTATGAAGAATCAAAAAGTATTGCAACAAAAGTATTTAATGCTGAAGATAGAGAGCAATTCTTAGCAGAAGTAGATGGAAATTATATAGGTATGTGTTCCGTAAGATTTGAGAATAATGAAGCAATGATAAATGGTCTTGGAATATCTCCAATGTATCAAGGTGAAGGATATGGCAAAGACTTAGTTTATTCCGTCTTAAATGAATTAATTAAAAGAAACCTCAAAAAAATTGCCATAGAAGTTGACAGCGACAATGATAAAGCATTTAACCTTTACCAAAAATGCGGCTTTAAAATTGAAACAGCCTTTGAGTACTATAAGAAAAACCTTTAG
- a CDS encoding DUF4883 family protein gives MKKVLAAFLACSLIFLLSGCALKDPKYINLESKPSEQYYTQELKDKLSDSDDFKVSILDTNFYKEKQIPKEENKSFIDFVNSIHPEYYKEASVDKTKRCLYKVFVTIKNSKYLLKVYENEIITIAPWDGVFDEDVLSELSIPPGQKLISLCKHYIK, from the coding sequence ATGAAAAAAGTTCTGGCAGCATTTTTAGCCTGCTCATTAATTTTCTTACTAAGTGGTTGTGCTCTTAAAGATCCTAAATACATAAATCTTGAGTCCAAGCCATCAGAACAATATTATACTCAAGAGTTAAAGGACAAATTAAGTGATAGCGATGATTTTAAAGTATCGATACTTGATACTAATTTTTATAAAGAGAAACAAATTCCTAAAGAAGAAAACAAATCATTTATAGACTTCGTTAACTCAATACATCCTGAATACTACAAAGAAGCTTCGGTAGATAAAACTAAAAGATGTTTATATAAAGTGTTTGTAACAATTAAAAATAGTAAATATCTTTTAAAGGTCTATGAAAATGAAATCATAACCATTGCCCCTTGGGATGGAGTTTTTGATGAAGATGTTTTAAGTGAATTAAGTATTCCACCTGGACAAAAGCTTATCTCTTTATGTAAGCACTATATAAAATAA